The segment CATTAGTTGTGATTAAGCAAACTAAAATTAATCTTTAACTGGATTAATCAACTTTGAGAACTCAAGATGAGGAAAACGCTCTATTGAAATCGGATAACTTTTGTGTCGAAGGCCTAAGGTCAAGAAGATCGTCTTTTGGTCATGGATCCTCCTCTCTGGACCAGGAAGCTGAACTATCAATTGAAGGTCTGATTCCCCATCGACTTTCGGAGAGATTGGAATCGTTAAAACGCCCAAAGATAATTGAGGGCGTTGGTTGAGGGGCTGAGCCAAATCGACTTATATCCATAGCTACAATATACTCCCATGTTAGGCTTCATTTCAAATCAGATGACCTCAGCCCTGATCCAAGGTTCCTCAGTGGTGTGGTTCCCAGCACCTAAGTTCGACTCACCGTCAATGTTTTCCAAGCTTTTGGACCAGGACGGAGGGGAGTTCTCCATATCGGCAGAAGGTGTTCAATCGATATCTCAAAGTTACGACGTCCCTATGGTCCTCAACACACAACTTGTAACCAAAAACGGAACGATCGTAATAACAGACTTATTATCAATTGGGGAGCCTACCCTAATTAGAAAGATCGTATCAGACGTTCCCTTTGAAGTAAACTTCAGCCCTGTTTTTTATTACGGATTGTACAAACCGATAATTGACGATAAGAGGAGGATCAATCCGAAAGGGAGAGATTGTGTAGGTTTACTTTATAGCTATGAAGGAGAGGTCAAGAAGGTAAGCGATAACGTCTGGTCCTTCTCTTCCGGTCAAGGATACTTAGCTGCGGTCTACTCTTCGAACTACAAACACGGCCCTCTAAGTTATAGAGCCTCTAAGTTGTCTCTCGATCTGTCCAGGTCTTTTAATAAGACATATGATTATTGGAAGAGTTCCACGGAGAGGGGCCAAGGTGTACCTTTCCCTAAGCTCTATGAAACGTCCATGTCAGTCATCCTAGGGTCTATCTACTATCCGTCCGGTGCGGTCGTAGCTGCGCCTACAACGTCCCTTCCAGAAGTCGTAGGTGGGTCGAGGAATTGGGACTACAGGTTCGCCTGGGTCAGAGACTCTTCAATAACTGCTGAGGCGCTTCTCAGTGCAGGGCAAGTCGTTAAGGCTAGGTCAATCATAAGGTTTCTCCTCTCCCTAGTTAACTTCTCCTCTAAACCTTTCTTGTTTCCTCTCTATACCGTAGAGGGTACCAGCCCTCCCCCTGAAGTGAATTTGAGGTGGCTGAGAGGATACAAGAGTTCAAGACCCGTAAGGATAGGTAACGCCGCTTCCACCCAAGTTCAGCTTGACGTTGAAGGGTTCTTTTTAAACGCCCTCTATAAATATTTTGAAATTACAAAAGATAAAATATTTATTAGTGATATATACGATAGAATAAAATACATTGCTGACTGGGAGGCCGAGAATTGGAAGCTCAAGGATTCAGGAATATGGGAGGATAGAGGAGAGCCAAGACACTACGTTCACTCCAAGATAATGATGTGGGTAGCCCTAGATAGGG is part of the Metallosphaera cuprina Ar-4 genome and harbors:
- the treH1 gene encoding alpha,alpha-trehalase TreH1; the encoded protein is MLGFISNQMTSALIQGSSVVWFPAPKFDSPSMFSKLLDQDGGEFSISAEGVQSISQSYDVPMVLNTQLVTKNGTIVITDLLSIGEPTLIRKIVSDVPFEVNFSPVFYYGLYKPIIDDKRRINPKGRDCVGLLYSYEGEVKKVSDNVWSFSSGQGYLAAVYSSNYKHGPLSYRASKLSLDLSRSFNKTYDYWKSSTERGQGVPFPKLYETSMSVILGSIYYPSGAVVAAPTTSLPEVVGGSRNWDYRFAWVRDSSITAEALLSAGQVVKARSIIRFLLSLVNFSSKPFLFPLYTVEGTSPPPEVNLRWLRGYKSSRPVRIGNAASTQVQLDVEGFFLNALYKYFEITKDKIFISDIYDRIKYIADWEAENWKLKDSGIWEDRGEPRHYVHSKIMMWVALDRAEKLSEALGLNGNWTSVKNELRSWILERAKGYFPRCVGSDEVDASILSAPLYGFVNVDDPLFMRTLERIERELVTDGFVKRYASDSMGEAKHPFLLTTLWLARVYIRLGETDKAEEILRKLEEISKPLYLLGEHYDLLNSTFTGNFPQVFVHAQVIQALNELRQAKS